One segment of Dolichospermum sp. DET69 DNA contains the following:
- a CDS encoding AbrB/MazE/SpoVT family DNA-binding domain-containing protein, whose amino-acid sequence MSTEYHVQLIQAGNTQTLIIPQELNLSTTEVIIRQEDGKLIIEPYQKKSLLEIFATLDDIEEDFPNVDEGLLSLDDIEL is encoded by the coding sequence ATGAGTACAGAATATCATGTCCAACTTATTCAAGCAGGTAACACCCAAACCTTAATAATTCCTCAAGAATTAAACCTATCAACAACAGAAGTAATTATCCGACAAGAAGACGGAAAACTGATCATAGAACCCTATCAGAAAAAATCCCTCCTGGAAATTTTTGCCACCTTAGATGATATTGAAGAAGATTTTCCCAATGTTGATGAAGGATTATTATCCCTAGATGATATTGAACTGTAA